Proteins co-encoded in one Anaerolineales bacterium genomic window:
- a CDS encoding YvcK family protein, whose amino-acid sequence MLTLYILSGIVVLVYKTPGQSNQNGKTPHRFRGLVRWLQPGLGVKRWFVILIVGVALIGLGVAVILLDIYRNHPQSPWLAMLSLRDLPRWLRAVVLAIFGFLLTFFAVLRLNRTLLAPYLRPGKPLVEAVARHRRLGRGPKIVAIGGGTGLSTLLRGLKKHTGNLTAIVTVADDGGSSGRLRQSLGLPPPGDIRNCLAALSDDEDLLTQLFQYRFLEGEELNGHSFGNLFIAALAGVTGSFDQGILETGRVLAIHGQVLPSTLDDVALSADKAPALADRAVRVEGESRIPDIPGRIQRVQLEPNDPPAYPGAIQAILAADMIVVGPGSLYTSVLPNLLVPDIVQAIQASSAFKAYVCNVATQKGETEGYNCQQHLEAIENHVGLGLVDLIVANDGNLDAKPDGTEMVQPVFDGNSLVQLYTADLVDVDRPWRHDAQKLAEALIALLEERTGPLDLPSMDEQDTNPDLN is encoded by the coding sequence ATGTTGACGCTGTATATCCTCTCTGGTATAGTCGTCCTCGTGTACAAGACACCGGGTCAATCCAATCAAAACGGAAAAACGCCGCATAGATTTCGTGGACTCGTCCGCTGGCTCCAGCCAGGCTTGGGGGTCAAGCGTTGGTTTGTGATTCTGATCGTCGGCGTGGCCTTGATCGGATTGGGCGTTGCGGTGATTTTGCTCGATATTTATCGAAACCATCCACAATCCCCATGGCTCGCTATGTTAAGCCTTCGCGATCTGCCGCGCTGGCTGCGTGCGGTCGTGCTTGCAATCTTCGGTTTCTTGCTGACCTTTTTTGCTGTTCTGAGGCTCAACCGCACGTTGCTTGCGCCGTATCTCCGTCCAGGAAAGCCTTTGGTGGAAGCCGTCGCCCGGCATCGGCGTCTGGGCCGCGGCCCGAAGATCGTCGCCATCGGTGGAGGTACCGGGTTGTCCACGCTGCTGCGTGGTCTGAAAAAGCACACCGGCAATCTGACCGCCATCGTGACGGTCGCAGACGATGGTGGTTCCTCCGGAAGGCTGCGTCAATCGTTGGGACTGCCCCCGCCGGGTGACATTCGCAACTGCCTGGCCGCTTTGTCTGACGATGAAGATCTACTGACGCAGCTGTTTCAATATCGCTTTCTCGAAGGAGAAGAATTGAACGGCCACTCCTTCGGAAATCTCTTCATCGCCGCTCTGGCAGGTGTGACCGGCAGTTTCGATCAAGGTATCCTGGAGACGGGACGCGTGCTGGCGATACACGGTCAGGTACTGCCTTCCACGCTGGATGACGTCGCTTTATCGGCCGATAAAGCTCCTGCACTTGCCGACAGAGCGGTACGCGTGGAGGGCGAGAGCCGCATCCCCGATATTCCAGGTAGGATACAAAGGGTGCAGCTCGAGCCCAACGATCCACCCGCATATCCCGGTGCGATCCAGGCTATTCTGGCTGCGGACATGATCGTGGTTGGCCCGGGAAGCCTGTATACCAGCGTACTGCCCAACCTGCTGGTTCCGGACATCGTCCAGGCCATCCAGGCTTCCAGCGCCTTTAAAGCGTACGTTTGCAACGTGGCGACCCAGAAGGGGGAAACGGAGGGTTATAATTGTCAGCAGCATCTGGAGGCCATCGAAAATCACGTCGGGTTGGGGTTGGTGGATTTGATCGTGGCCAACGATGGTAATCTGGATGCCAAGCCGGATGGGACCGAAATGGTCCAGCCCGTGTTCGATGGAAATTCGCTGGTCCAACTCTATACCGCAGATTTGGTCGACGTCGATCGGCCCTGGCGGCACGATGCGCAGAAATTGGCCGAAGCGTTGATCGCGCTACTGGAAGAACGAACCGGCCCGTTGGATCTGCCGTCGATGGATGAACAAGATACTAATCCGGATCTGAATTGA
- the gap gene encoding type I glyceraldehyde-3-phosphate dehydrogenase — translation MATRVGINGLGRIGRQVLKIMKEKYPDVFDVVAFNDLGDLNTMAHLFRYDSNYGRYEGTVEVQQDGLTIEGDFIKALSEPDPAKLPWKDMGVEIVIEGTGVFRSREGASKHLEAGAKKVIITAPAKNPDLTVVLGVNDGDYDPSKHNIISNASCTTNCLAPPAKVIQDNFGIEKGLMTTIHAYTNDQRILDLPHKDLRRARAAALNIIPTTTGAAKAVALVIPELEGKFDGYALRVPTPTVSIVDCVVLLQNEATTEDLHTAMRKAAEGPMKGILAFSEEPLVSMDYKADDHSSIVDAQFTFVMGGNMAKLVTWYDNEWGYSVRTADLANLISKSL, via the coding sequence ATGGCAACACGAGTAGGAATCAATGGCTTAGGCCGAATCGGACGACAAGTCCTGAAGATCATGAAGGAGAAATATCCGGACGTCTTCGACGTCGTGGCCTTCAACGATCTCGGTGATTTGAATACGATGGCGCACCTTTTCCGCTACGACTCGAACTACGGTCGTTACGAAGGCACGGTAGAGGTCCAACAAGACGGTTTGACGATCGAAGGCGACTTCATCAAGGCGCTGTCTGAACCAGATCCCGCGAAACTACCCTGGAAAGACATGGGTGTGGAAATCGTCATCGAGGGTACGGGTGTATTTCGATCGCGTGAAGGCGCCTCCAAACATCTGGAGGCCGGTGCGAAAAAGGTGATCATCACCGCACCTGCGAAGAACCCGGACTTGACCGTCGTATTGGGGGTCAACGATGGAGATTACGACCCCAGCAAGCACAACATCATTTCCAACGCCTCGTGCACGACGAACTGCCTCGCGCCTCCGGCAAAGGTCATTCAGGACAACTTCGGTATCGAGAAGGGCTTGATGACCACAATCCATGCGTATACCAACGACCAGAGAATTCTGGATCTACCGCACAAGGACTTGCGGCGTGCGCGCGCCGCGGCGCTCAACATCATTCCGACGACGACGGGCGCGGCGAAAGCGGTGGCGCTGGTAATCCCCGAATTGGAAGGGAAATTCGACGGTTACGCGCTGCGGGTGCCGACCCCAACGGTCTCGATCGTGGATTGCGTCGTGCTGCTGCAGAATGAAGCGACCACGGAAGACCTGCACACCGCGATGCGCAAGGCGGCTGAAGGTCCGATGAAGGGCATCCTCGCGTTCTCGGAGGAACCCCTGGTCAGCATGGACTATAAAGCGGACGATCATTCCAGCATCGTCGACGCTCAGTTCACCTTCGTGATGGGCGGCAACATGGCGAAATTGGTCACGTGGTACGACAACGAGTGGGGGTATTCGGTGAGAACTGCAGATCTCGCCAATCTAATTTCGAAATCTCTGTAA
- the ugpC gene encoding sn-glycerol-3-phosphate ABC transporter ATP-binding protein UgpC yields MATVSYTHVSKHFGDVTAVNDMNLNIIDREFLVLVGPSGCGKTTGLRLLAGLEEIDEGTIAIGDRIVNDIEPKDRDIAMVFQSYALYPHMSVFDNMAFGLKLRKTPKEEIKRRVKEAADILSIEHLLDRKPRQLSGGERQRVAVGRAIVREPQVFLFDEPLSNLDAKLRVQMRAEISKLHHRLKTTFIYVTHDQTEAMTMADRIAVMRGGVLQQVDTPQELYDRPSNVFVAGFIGSPAMNFFKATLEKSDGSLVIDADTFHVNVPPSKVDRYMPHAGKQVIFGIRPDDVHDPTFSPPVYASPVEAKVEVTELMGNEIFMHFISGDNSFIGRIDPRTAFKVGDTVECVFDMDSMHLFNVDGDQNAIM; encoded by the coding sequence ATGGCCACCGTAAGTTATACCCACGTAAGTAAGCATTTCGGAGACGTAACTGCAGTAAACGATATGAACCTCAACATCATCGACAGGGAGTTCCTAGTACTGGTCGGGCCGTCAGGATGCGGTAAGACCACCGGTCTTCGCCTGCTCGCAGGTCTCGAGGAGATCGACGAAGGAACGATCGCCATCGGAGATCGCATCGTCAACGACATCGAGCCAAAAGATCGGGACATCGCCATGGTGTTTCAGTCCTACGCGTTGTACCCACACATGTCCGTGTTCGACAACATGGCTTTTGGCCTCAAGCTTCGCAAGACACCCAAGGAAGAGATCAAACGGCGCGTTAAGGAAGCCGCAGACATTCTCAGCATCGAGCACCTCTTAGATCGAAAACCTCGCCAGTTATCCGGTGGCGAGCGACAGCGCGTCGCCGTTGGCCGAGCCATCGTGCGCGAACCGCAGGTCTTCCTGTTCGACGAGCCCCTCTCGAACCTGGATGCGAAATTGAGAGTTCAAATGAGGGCCGAAATCAGCAAGCTGCATCACCGCCTGAAGACGACTTTCATCTACGTGACGCACGATCAGACCGAGGCCATGACGATGGCCGACCGCATCGCCGTGATGCGAGGCGGCGTCCTTCAGCAGGTCGATACGCCGCAGGAACTCTACGATCGCCCGTCGAACGTCTTCGTGGCAGGCTTCATCGGTTCACCGGCGATGAACTTCTTCAAGGCAACGCTGGAGAAATCCGATGGATCGCTGGTCATCGATGCGGACACGTTCCACGTCAATGTTCCGCCATCGAAGGTGGATCGATACATGCCTCACGCCGGCAAGCAGGTCATCTTCGGCATCCGCCCGGACGACGTGCACGACCCGACGTTCTCCCCGCCCGTATACGCCTCACCGGTCGAAGCGAAAGTAGAAGTGACCGAGTTGATGGGCAACGAGATATTCATGCACTTCATAAGCGGCGATAACAGCTTCATCGGACGGATCGATCCACGAACGGCGTTCAAGGTCGGCGACACCGTCGAGTGCGTCTTCGACATGGACAGCATGCATCTCTTCAACGTCGACGGCGACCAAAACGCGATCATGTAG